The Haploplasma axanthum region ACCTACGATATTATCAATTGATTCTTCGTAAACTGGAATTCTTGAAAATCCTTCATTTTTTATACATTCAATAATGTCATCGAATGACATATTAATATCTATTCCAGTAACTTCTGTTCTATGTGTCATTACTTCACTAACATATTGATCATCAAAATCTAAAACTTTTTCAATCATTTCTTTTTCTCGTTCTTTAATTGCGTCACCACTACCAATTACTAGCATTCTTAATTCATCTTCAGTCATTTCTTCTTTTTGTTCTTTTATGCCTAATAAACGTGAAATACCATTTGCTGATTTAGTTAATAAGATTACTAAAACTCTCATGATTTTATTAATAACATTTAAGACTCCAACAGTTCGATAAATAAACTTTTCAGGATTTTGAATTGCAATTTTTTTAGGAACTAATTCCCCAAAAACCACTTGTAAATAAGTCAAAATAATTGTAATTACAATTTTAATTAATCCTTGCCATAAACTAGATTCAAGAAAACTTTCTCCTAACAGTTTTAAAATTGGCTCTGTAAAAGCTTCTGCTGCAAGAAAACCATTGATAAAACCAATAAAAGTAATACCAACTTGAATAGTTGATAAAAAGTTAGTTGGATTTTTAATATATTTTAAAGTAAGCTTTGCTCTTTTGTTTCCATTATCACTATCACTTTTAACTTTGATTTCATTTGCAGCAACTAAAGCTGCCTCGCTTCCTGCAAAAAATGCATTAATAAGAATTAATAAAATAATTAACAATACGTTCGTTAATACACCCATGATTTCACCTCTAATTTATAACAAAAAAAGACATCATAAAATATGCCACTTCTACTGTTAGTATTATGAACTTCCATGAATATATCAGCCGTCCTCTGACTGTGTTCTTCCATTTCTTTTCTTTTTCTCCTTCAATCATCTTAAATAAGACGTTATAATAATTATACATTTTTTTTATTAATTGTCAATATTTTGATATTACTGTGTGGTTATCTTGTGATAATGTCTTAAGTAGTATCTTTTAATAATGTCCCAAACATTAGAAACTATAATACAATATTAAGTACTTAATATAATGGAGGTACTTAATGAGAAAGGTAGAACTAAAACCAATGGAACAAATGAAATATGAAACAATAAAAAAATTAGTAATAAATAACGGTAATAAACTTAATGCTGCTAATAAACTAGGTATATCAATCAGACAAGTTAATAGATTAATTATCAAATATAATGAACAAGGTAAAGAAAGTTTTATTCATGGTAATAGAAAGAAGTCTCCTTCTCTTATAATTACAGATGAAATGAAAAAACAAATTTTGAATTTATATAACAACAAGTACTACAACTTCAACTTTAAACATTTTAAAGAAATGCTCCTAGAAAATGAGAAAATTAAAATATCTTATAATTCACTATACAATCTCTTAGATAAAAATCTTATCTTATCACCAAAAGCTGAAATAATTACTAAGAGAAAATATCGTGATAGAATTCAAACAAAAATAGATTTAAACGAATCCTTATCTATTCAAGAAAAGAGTCTTATCATTGATAATAACATCTTAGATCCTAAAGATAATCACGCAAGGCTTCCAAGAAAAAAATACGGTGGTGAGTTATTACAAATGGATGCATCAGAACATTTATGGTTCGGAGATAAAAAGACTCATCTACACGCTGCAATAGACGATGCTACAGGTATGATAGTTGGTGCATATTTCGATCATCAAGAGACTCTAAACGGCTATTACAACGTTTTAAAACAAACATTAGAGAATCACGGGATACCTAATGAACTTTTAACTGATAGAAGAACAATCTTCGATTATAAATCATTAAAAAACCCTCAACCTGAATATAGTACATTAACACAGTTTGGTTATGCCTGCGAGCAGCTCGGTATAACTTTAAGTGTTACTTCTATTCCTCAAGCTAAGGGGAGGATTGAACGTTTATTTGGCACATTACAATCCCGTTTAATAAATGAGTTACGAATTAATAATATTAAAACCATAAATCAAGCTAATGAGTTCCTACAATCATATCTTGGTAAGTTTAATAAACAATTCTCTCTCATTAATGATAATATACCACAAGTTTACGAAAAGATTAATAGTGATACTGATTTAAACTTAATTTTAGCCATTATATCTAATCGAGTATTTGATCGTGGATCAGCTTTAAAGTATCAAAATAAATATTTTCAAGCTTATAGTAAAAATGGCGACTTAGTAAACTTTAAACACCGAACAAAAGCTATAGTTATTAAATCTTTTGATAATAAACTATATTGTTTAATTAACAGCGTGTACTATAAACTAATCGAATTAGAATCTCATGAAAGTAATTCTAAAGAATTTGATTTGCCTGTTGAAAAAGAAAAGAAAAAATACACTGTTCCTAATAGTCATCCATGGAAAAGTGATTCTTATAATCGGATGATAGAAAGAGCAATGTATAAATCACGTTAATGATCTTATTTTTTTAGGACATTTTCAAAAGATATTGACATATTTTGATATTACTGTAATCAATTCTACATCTTTTTATTAATAAGCAATGAATTATTTTTACATGTATTTTTTGTAAACAAATATTTACAAGAACACCAAGAGATATTTTCATAAATTGCTTGAAAAATAATCAATAATTTGGTATTATATCTTTTGAAGGGGAGTAGTTAGCTCTAAATGTATCGTCAATACGGATTTTATCCCGGTGCATTTCAAGTTAAATATTGCTTGTAACGAGACCTTTATGACTTTTTTAAGTCTAGAGTCTTTTTTTTATAGAAAAAATTAGGAGGAAATATGAAAAAAGAATTAGATATAAAGAAATCTGATGAAAATTCATCAGAAAAAAATGTTGATTCTTCTTTTGATAAAGTTCTTTATCAAAGTAGTATCAAAGAGATTTCAGTAAAGGTTGGAGCAAATTTAGATAAAGGTCTAACAACTGATGAGGCTAAAATAAGATTAGAATCTAATGGGGCAAATAAACTTGATGACGTTAAAAAACGACACATCATCTTGAAATTTATTGACCAATTAAAAGATTTTATGATTATAATTTTATTTATAGCTGCAATTATTTCAATTGCAACAGAGGATTATGCTGAAGGTATCTTAATTATTGCAATTGTTGTTTTAAATGCTGTACTTGGTGTTTTACAAGAAGCCAAAGCTGAAAAAGCCTTAGAATCAATTCAAGCATTATCTTCTCCACAAATAATCGTTATTAGAGATGGTAAGGAACAACGAGTTGATGTTAAAGAACTTGTTATTGGAGATTTAGTTCTTCTTGAAGCTGGAGATTATGTCCCAGCAGATTTAAGAATTATTGAATCAGTTAACTTGAAAATTGATGAATCAGCATTAACTGGTGAAGCAGTTCCAGTTGAGAAAATTCATGAACCAATTAAGAAAGATAACGTACCTCTGGGTGATAGAACAAACTTGGCATTTATGAGTACAGTTGTTACTTATGGGCGTGGTACGGCAGTAGTTGTAAAAACTGGTATGGATACTGAAATTGGTAAGATTGCAAAACTTCTTGCTGAAACTGAAACAGAAGCCACTCCTTTACAAAAGAGTATTAACCAATTAGGAAAGACTTTAGCAATTATTGCACTAATTATTACAGGTATTATTTTTGCAATTGAAATTGTTGAGAGTTTAATTATAAATGGTAAAGTAACACCTGATAGTATCTTAGAATCATTTACGTTTGCGGTTGCACTTGCTGTTGCTGCAATTCCTGAAGGACTTCCTGCGATTATTACTGTTGTATTATCACTTGGAATGACTAACTTAGTTAAGCAAAATGCAATCATGCGTACTCTTCCATCTGTTGAAACTTTAGGTTCAACAAGCATTATTTGTTCTGATAAAACTGGAACATTAACTCAAAATGTGATGACAATCCAAAAACTTTATGTTGATGGAAAAATGGTTAATGCTGATGAATCACTTAAGTTAGATACTAATACTACTAAAGTAATTGAATATGGTGTTTTAGTTAATGACGTTAAGGTTAGACTTGAAGACAAAACAATTGTTAAATTTGGTGATCCAACAGAGATTGCTTTAATTGACTTAGGTATTAAATACAATATTGATCCAATTAAAACTAATAGTAAGTTCAAACGTATTTATGAATTACCTTTTGATTCAACTAGAAAACTTATGACTACTGTTAATGTTATTGATGGTAAAACTTATGCGATTGTTAAAGGTGCTCCAGATGTTGTTTTTGGTAGAAGTACTTCTTTTGTTGAAAATACTAATATCCAAAAATTTGATAAAAAAGCACATGAAAACTTTATGACTGCCAATAATAATATGGCTGATAATGCATTAAGAGTTTTAGCAATCGGTTATAAAGAATTAAAGAATAATGATGATTATTCAAAATACTCATTTGAAGATATTGAATCTGATTTAACACTTCTTGGTTTAGTTGGTATGATAGATCCTGAAAGACCAGAAGTTGCTGAAGCTGTTAAAGTATGTAAACAAGCAGGTATTACTACTGTTATGATTACAGGTGACCATAAAAATACTGCAGTTGCTATTGCGAAAAAAATCGGTATTCTTGGCAACAATGATTTAGCTATTACAGGTCATGAGCTTGATCAAATGAACGATGAAGAATTCTTAAAGAAATTAGAACAAATTAGAGTTTATGCTCGTGTTAGTCCTGAAAATAAAGTAAGAATCGTTAGAGCTTGGAGAAGCTTAGATAAAATTGTTGCAATGACTGGTGACGGTGTAAATGATGCTCCTTCAATTAAACAAGCTGATATTGGTATTGCTATGGGTATTACTGGTACTGAAGTTGCCAAAGGTGCAGCTGATATGATTCTAACAGATGATAACTTTGCAACAATCGTTAATGCAGTTGGTGAAGGTCGTGGAATTTTTGCTAATATTAAAAAAGCAATTCACTTCTTATTAAGTTGTAATATCGGTGAAATTGTTTCAATGTTCTTAGGGGTTGTCTTAGGTTATTTCTTATTTACAACTATTGATGGCGATCATGCAACAAAAGCATTACATATTTTAACTCCTGTTCAAATTTTATGGGTTAACTTAGTTACTGACTCCTTAATGGCTATTGCGCTTGGATTAGAACATCGTGAACCAGATATTATGTTATCTGCTCCAAGAGATCCAAACAAATCAATCTTTGCTGATGGTCTAGGTAAGAAAATTGCATTCCAAGGCTTAATGATTGGTCTTCTAACATTTGCAGCATTTATAATTGGTTGGTATTGGGGTGGAATGCCTGATAATTATACTGAAGCATCAAGAGATGCTAGTACAATGGCGTTCATGGTTCTGGCTTTATCACAGTTATTCCATGCATTTAATGCACGTAGTGAAAGACATTCAAACTTTAAACTTAAAGTTAATAAGAAACTATTCTATGCTTTCTTAGCAAGTTTCTCACTACAAATGATTGTTGTATTAACTCCTGCTACTAGAAAACTATTTGAAGTGTCATTTCCAACACTTGGACAATGGGGAGTAATTTTAGCTCTATCAATTGCACCATTAGTTATTGTAGAAACAATCAAACTTATTTCTCATAAAATACAAAAAAATTAATAATCGTATTAACTGACGTTAGATTAATCTAGCGTCTTTTTTTATTTGAATAGGTAAAAATAAAAAAGGAACATTTTCATGTTCCTTAATAATATCAATGTGCATAAGCCATATTCTGTTCTCTTAACGAGTGTGATCATTTATCTCTACAATGTAGCATATAACATAACTTCAGTTAGTTTGTTACACGTGCCCCTACCATAATTTGGGTTGCTATCTTGTGGGGTTTACCGCGTTTCAGCATATTATTTCTAATATGTTCGTCTCTGTGGCACTTTACAACCTATCTCATAACAAAAGTCTTAGAGAAATCAGTCGCCATCACCTTATGGTGCCCTAAGTTATTTGTTCCTTAGGCACAAACACTACATTCATCTCAGAATGTGATAGTATGGACTTTCCTAACTTACAAAAGTAAGCTCGATCACCTTCCATTGATATCTTTTATTATACCATTATTTATCTTCTAATGCATCTTTTCTTGATAAATCTACTCGACCTTTTTCATCAATTTTAATACATTTAACTAAAATTGCATCACCAACATTTACAACATCAGTAACTTCATTAACACGGTCTTTTGAAAGTTTTGAAATATGTACTAATCCTTCAGTACCAGCCCACAATTCAACAAACGCACCAAATTTTTCAACACGAACAACTTTTCCTTCATAGATTTTGCCTACTTCAGGAACTCTAACTATATTTAAAATAATGTTAGCAACACGATTAATAACTTCTGTTTCAGAATGCATAATAAATACTCTACCATCTTGTTCAATATCAATTTTAACATTGTTATTATCTTCGATAATTTGAGTAATAATTTTACCACCAGTTCCAATAACATCTCTAATTTTTTCAGGATCAATTTTAATTAATTTAACTTTTGGAGCATAAGGACTTAATTCACTTGAAACTTCAGCAATTGTTGAATGCATGTGATCTAGTAATTGGAATCTAGCAACTTTTGCTTGTTCTAAGGCTTCTTTAAATATTTCATTAGTTATACCATCAATCTTAATATCCATTTGAAGAGCTGTAATTCCTTCTCTTGAACCAGCAACTTTAAAGTCCATATCGCCTTCATGGTCTTCCATACCTTGAATATCAGTAAGAATTGTATAGTCTTTTCCTTCCATTACAAGACCCATTGCAATACCAGCAACTGGTGCTTTAATTGGAACCCCAGCATTCATAAGTGCCATTGTTGCAGCACAGATTGTTGCCTGACTACTAGATCCATTTGATTCAAGTATTTCTGATACAACACGAATAGTGTATGGGAATTCTTCTTCATTAGGTAAAATATTTTTAATCGCTTTTTCACCTAATGCTCCATGTCCAATTTCTCTTCTTCCTGGTGCACCATATCTACCTGTTTCACCAACACTGAATTGAGGGAAATTATAATGTAACATAAAACGTTTATTATCTTCATCTCTAATATCATCAATTATCTTACCTTCACCAAGTCCACCAAGAGTTACAACAGCTAAGGCTTGCGTTTGTCCACGTGTAAATAATGAAGATCCATGAGTTCTTTCTAATAAACCAACTCTTGATGCAAGTGGTCTAATTTCATCAGTTTTTCTACCATCAGGTCTTATTTTTTCTTTTGTAATTAATCTTCTTACTTCATTTTTAACAACTTTATTTAAAGTGGCTTCAACATGTCCTAAGAATTCTCTTTCTTTTTTATAGTCGTAAACACTAATATTATCAATTATTTTAAAGAATGGACGATCTTTAAAGTGTTCAAGAGTTTTCGCTTTGATTTCATCAATTTTTGCATATCTTTCTAATTTGTCAAATATTGAAACTGCATCAACAAGTGAAGTACCAATATAATCTAATACTTCTTTTTCAATGTCTTTATCTAAAGTAAATACATCATACTCTTTTTTAACTTTACCTAATTCTTTAGAAATAACATTTTGGAATTCATTTAATTCTTTAATAATGCTATGAGCATGGCTTAAAGCATTTAACATTAATTCTTCACTTACTTCTTTAGCTGAAGCTTCAACCATGTTTAATGCTTCAGTTGTTCCTGCAACAGTTAAATCAAGGATACTTGTTTCCATTTCTTCTTCAGTTGGATTAACAACAAATTCATTATTAATCATTCCAAGAGTTACACCACTAACTGGACCTTTAAATGGTAAATCAGATAATTGAAGTACTAGTGATGAACCAAGCAATGCAACCATTTCAGGTGGACATGTAGGATCACTAGATAAAACAGTATTAATGATTTGAACATCATTTTTAAATCCATCAGCAAACAATGGTCTAACTGGTCTATCAATTAAACGAGAAATTAGTGTTTCATGTTCAGTAGCTCTTCCTTCTCTTTTCAAAAATCCGCCAGGTATTTTACCAGCAGCATATAATTTTTCTTGGTATAAAACCATTAAAGGAAAAAAGTCACCATCAGTTGGTTCGTTTTTATTAACAACTACACTTAGAACAGATGTTCCACCATAATGTAATAAAGCAGAGGCATTAGTTTGTTTTGCAACTTCGCCAATTTCAACTTTTAGAGTTCTTCCCCCAAAATTTGTTTCAAAAGTCTTTAGACTCATATATAAAATCTCCTTCATTTTATATTTATATTTAAATATATATTTTTCCTTACTTATTTTACCACACTTTTACACTTAAAGATACATTGATAAAGAAAAAAGAGCCGAAGCTCTTTCTTTCTATCGACGTAATCCTAATTCAGCAATAATTGCTTGGTAACGACTAACATCTTTATTTCTTAAATAAGTTAATAAATTACGTCTTTGACCAACTTTCATGAAAAGACCTCTACGTGAGTGGTGATCTTTTTTATGAACTTCTAAGTGTCCATTTAATTGGTTGATTTCATAAGTTAAAATTGCAATTTGAACTTCTGGTGACCCAGTGTCTCCTTCATGTTTTGCAAATTTAGCAATGATTTCTTGTTTTACTTCTTTTGTTATAGCCATGTTTCTTTCTCCTTATCGCTCAACTAAAGAATGGGCGGCAAATCCCGATACCTTGTTGGCGTCTTATTTATTATAACATATTATTATTTTTTTTCAATAATTAAATCTTTAGAAATTGATCAACATGTGGTTATCTTATGATAATGTCTTAAGTAGTATCTTTTAATAATGTCCCAAACATTAGAAACTATAATACAATATTAAGTACTTAATATAATGGAGGTACTTAATGAGAAAGGTAGAACTAAAACCAATGGAACAAATGAAGTATGAAACAATAAAAAACTTAGTAACAAATAACGGTAATAAACTTAATGCTGCTAATAAACTAGGTATATCACTTAGACAAGTTAATAGATTAATTATCAAATATAATGAACAAGGTAAGGAAGGTTTTATTCATGGTAATAGAAAGAAGTCTCCTCACCTTATAATTAAAGTTGAAATCAAAAATAAAATTTTAAATTTATATAATAATAAATACTACAATTTCAACTTTAAACATTTTAAAGAAATGCTTCTGGAAAATGAGAAAATTAAAATATCATATAATTCTCTATACAATCTCTTAGATGAAAATCTTATTTTATCACCAAAAGCTGAAAGAATTACTAAGAGGAAATACCGTGATAGAATTCAAACAAAAATAGATTTAAACGAATCCTTATCTATTCAAGAAAAGAATCTTATCATTGATAATAACATTTTAGATCCTAAAGATAATCACGCAAGACTTCCAAGAAAAAAATATGGTGGCGAGTTATTACAAATGGACGCATCAGAACATTTATGGTTTGGAGATAAAAAAACTCATCTTCATGCAGCAATAGACGATGCTACAGGAATGTTAGTTGGTGCATATTTTGATCATC contains the following coding sequences:
- a CDS encoding polyribonucleotide nucleotidyltransferase, with the protein product MSLKTFETNFGGRTLKVEIGEVAKQTNASALLHYGGTSVLSVVVNKNEPTDGDFFPLMVLYQEKLYAAGKIPGGFLKREGRATEHETLISRLIDRPVRPLFADGFKNDVQIINTVLSSDPTCPPEMVALLGSSLVLQLSDLPFKGPVSGVTLGMINNEFVVNPTEEEMETSILDLTVAGTTEALNMVEASAKEVSEELMLNALSHAHSIIKELNEFQNVISKELGKVKKEYDVFTLDKDIEKEVLDYIGTSLVDAVSIFDKLERYAKIDEIKAKTLEHFKDRPFFKIIDNISVYDYKKEREFLGHVEATLNKVVKNEVRRLITKEKIRPDGRKTDEIRPLASRVGLLERTHGSSLFTRGQTQALAVVTLGGLGEGKIIDDIRDEDNKRFMLHYNFPQFSVGETGRYGAPGRREIGHGALGEKAIKNILPNEEEFPYTIRVVSEILESNGSSSQATICAATMALMNAGVPIKAPVAGIAMGLVMEGKDYTILTDIQGMEDHEGDMDFKVAGSREGITALQMDIKIDGITNEIFKEALEQAKVARFQLLDHMHSTIAEVSSELSPYAPKVKLIKIDPEKIRDVIGTGGKIITQIIEDNNNVKIDIEQDGRVFIMHSETEVINRVANIILNIVRVPEVGKIYEGKVVRVEKFGAFVELWAGTEGLVHISKLSKDRVNEVTDVVNVGDAILVKCIKIDEKGRVDLSRKDALEDK
- a CDS encoding ISNCY family transposase, whose amino-acid sequence is MRKVELKPMEQMKYETIKKLVINNGNKLNAANKLGISIRQVNRLIIKYNEQGKESFIHGNRKKSPSLIITDEMKKQILNLYNNKYYNFNFKHFKEMLLENEKIKISYNSLYNLLDKNLILSPKAEIITKRKYRDRIQTKIDLNESLSIQEKSLIIDNNILDPKDNHARLPRKKYGGELLQMDASEHLWFGDKKTHLHAAIDDATGMIVGAYFDHQETLNGYYNVLKQTLENHGIPNELLTDRRTIFDYKSLKNPQPEYSTLTQFGYACEQLGITLSVTSIPQAKGRIERLFGTLQSRLINELRINNIKTINQANEFLQSYLGKFNKQFSLINDNIPQVYEKINSDTDLNLILAIISNRVFDRGSALKYQNKYFQAYSKNGDLVNFKHRTKAIVIKSFDNKLYCLINSVYYKLIELESHESNSKEFDLPVEKEKKKYTVPNSHPWKSDSYNRMIERAMYKSR
- a CDS encoding hemolysin family protein, giving the protein MGVLTNVLLIILLILINAFFAGSEAALVAANEIKVKSDSDNGNKRAKLTLKYIKNPTNFLSTIQVGITFIGFINGFLAAEAFTEPILKLLGESFLESSLWQGLIKIVITIILTYLQVVFGELVPKKIAIQNPEKFIYRTVGVLNVINKIMRVLVILLTKSANGISRLLGIKEQKEEMTEDELRMLVIGSGDAIKEREKEMIEKVLDFDDQYVSEVMTHRTEVTGIDINMSFDDIIECIKNEGFSRIPVYEESIDNIVGILHVKDLLYYALKHEKINIRKILRKPFYIPESMKTAELFKEMQKTKNHMAIVIDEFGGTSGIVTIEDLLEEIVGNIFDEYDDITEDVIVIDDTTYIIDGLASIDDVEDKIKAGLPVDEYDTLSGFILGEIGHFPEKDEKIQFDYNGFNYEVVEYNERVIEKVKVTKLDSNLEVGDDNE
- the rpsO gene encoding 30S ribosomal protein S15, with amino-acid sequence MAITKEVKQEIIAKFAKHEGDTGSPEVQIAILTYEINQLNGHLEVHKKDHHSRRGLFMKVGQRRNLLTYLRNKDVSRYQAIIAELGLRR
- a CDS encoding cation-translocating P-type ATPase translates to MKKELDIKKSDENSSEKNVDSSFDKVLYQSSIKEISVKVGANLDKGLTTDEAKIRLESNGANKLDDVKKRHIILKFIDQLKDFMIIILFIAAIISIATEDYAEGILIIAIVVLNAVLGVLQEAKAEKALESIQALSSPQIIVIRDGKEQRVDVKELVIGDLVLLEAGDYVPADLRIIESVNLKIDESALTGEAVPVEKIHEPIKKDNVPLGDRTNLAFMSTVVTYGRGTAVVVKTGMDTEIGKIAKLLAETETEATPLQKSINQLGKTLAIIALIITGIIFAIEIVESLIINGKVTPDSILESFTFAVALAVAAIPEGLPAIITVVLSLGMTNLVKQNAIMRTLPSVETLGSTSIICSDKTGTLTQNVMTIQKLYVDGKMVNADESLKLDTNTTKVIEYGVLVNDVKVRLEDKTIVKFGDPTEIALIDLGIKYNIDPIKTNSKFKRIYELPFDSTRKLMTTVNVIDGKTYAIVKGAPDVVFGRSTSFVENTNIQKFDKKAHENFMTANNNMADNALRVLAIGYKELKNNDDYSKYSFEDIESDLTLLGLVGMIDPERPEVAEAVKVCKQAGITTVMITGDHKNTAVAIAKKIGILGNNDLAITGHELDQMNDEEFLKKLEQIRVYARVSPENKVRIVRAWRSLDKIVAMTGDGVNDAPSIKQADIGIAMGITGTEVAKGAADMILTDDNFATIVNAVGEGRGIFANIKKAIHFLLSCNIGEIVSMFLGVVLGYFLFTTIDGDHATKALHILTPVQILWVNLVTDSLMAIALGLEHREPDIMLSAPRDPNKSIFADGLGKKIAFQGLMIGLLTFAAFIIGWYWGGMPDNYTEASRDASTMAFMVLALSQLFHAFNARSERHSNFKLKVNKKLFYAFLASFSLQMIVVLTPATRKLFEVSFPTLGQWGVILALSIAPLVIVETIKLISHKIQKN